The genomic window GGTTCAGGCCGGTAGGTGCAGGAACCACTGGTCACGTGGCTGTTAACATAACCAAGAAATAATATGGTTCTGAATGTCCGCTTCTGGCTAAAAGCGGACATTTTTTTGAGGCAGCTTTCGCGGTTACCTTAGTACTTTTAACGCATCTACATTTGTCCGGACTCTCAATCTGGGTAAACTGCGCCGACACATGACTTTGCTTGAAACAGGGAGAGCTAAGCATGGATACCAGAATCCTCCAGAAGGGAGAGAACGCCTACGCCACGGGACAGAAGGGTCCAGCGTGGCTCGTGGAACGAGGGTCGCTAGAAGTTAAGGACAACGAGGGCCATATTGCTCTTTTGGACGAGGGCTCAATTGCTGGCGCAGCGGGGCTGGTCGGCAAGCCCTATCTATCTACCGCAACCGCTAGCCTAGATAACACGGTCTTGGTTCGTCTGGACGCAGAGGGCTTGGTTAGGAGAGCTGCGGAAAATCCTCTAGAAACCGAGCAAACAATCAAAAAACTCCTGTCGCTGGTCTGGCACTACCTCGATAACAAGGCGCTTTATAGATCGCCGGCATGGATTTTTCGTCTTGGGTGTATGCATTGAGTTCGTAAACTGGGGCGAAGTCCCCGAGCCTCGTCTGCAGGACGAAAGGCGCAGGGTTTGTTAAAACGCCCTCAGTCATGGCGGCGGCCTTAAGCAGTAGCTTTTCAACTTGGCGCCAAGGCACTTCATACCCGATCCCAACCTCTGTATGCAGGATTAGTCCTTTGTCCTTTGCGAGGGTGGAGTAGTTGATCACATCCGTACTGAGGATCGTGGAGTTGGGGAGAGTGACGCGCTCGTTCTTCGGGGTGATCAGGTGCGTTGCCTGCAGACGCATCTCCTGAACGTCGCCAACCACGCCCGCGACCTTCACCCGGTCGCCGACCTGGAAGGCCCGGCGATAAATCAACGAATAGCCCGCGATGAGGTTGGCGACGATTGAACTGGACCCCAGCGAGAGGATCACGCCAGCGAAGATCGATATCCCCTTGAAGGCAGCCGACTGCGAGCCGGGAATGTAGGGATAGGCCATGATGATAGCGAAGATGATGACGCAGAGACGCAACAGCCTCTCGGTCGGGATCGCCCATTCGCGCTCGAAGTTAGGCAGTGGAATTCGTCCGATATGGACGCTGTAGAAAAAGCGCTTCGACAACTTCAGTGCGTAGCGGGTGGCGATGAAGATCAAACCCAGCGCGATGAGGTCGGGAATGGTGTGGAGGATGCCGAGACCGATATCGAAGAGGGGTGCCGTGAGGAGCTTGAAGGCCTCGGCAGCGATGCCTCTGGTCCAGGGAAGCGCATGCAGCACGGTGGTGATGTAGTAGTAGAGCGCGATCAGGCCGACACAGAGGAATATGAGCTTCACCAATAGCTGCAGCGCATCGGAGAGTTGCTGAAGCTGT from Limibacillus sp. includes these protein-coding regions:
- a CDS encoding mechanosensitive ion channel, which codes for MRYWGSLSWAIYLTLLVLFGFSAVAFSQENQPFEEIATAPVILDGETLFQLRGSSSLPAETRADRVAERIVTAAESPSYSSNNLKLRPIDSGFELRSGNYTIFSIFEADARVEELEIEIYAEGIRERVQAAIDAYRDARSSKGVGYAALLALAATLIFGLFLVTLKLLWRLASRLLERLLSNQMKGLADKASKVGQLQQLSDALQLLVKLIFLCVGLIALYYYITTVLHALPWTRGIAAEAFKLLTAPLFDIGLGILHTIPDLIALGLIFIATRYALKLSKRFFYSVHIGRIPLPNFEREWAIPTERLLRLCVIIFAIIMAYPYIPGSQSAAFKGISIFAGVILSLGSSSIVANLIAGYSLIYRRAFQVGDRVKVAGVVGDVQEMRLQATHLITPKNERVTLPNSTILSTDVINYSTLAKDKGLILHTEVGIGYEVPWRQVEKLLLKAAAMTEGVLTNPAPFVLQTRLGDFAPVYELNAYTQDEKSMPAIYKAPCYRGSARPATGVF